From Pan troglodytes isolate AG18354 chromosome 11, NHGRI_mPanTro3-v2.0_pri, whole genome shotgun sequence, the proteins below share one genomic window:
- the LOC450164 gene encoding histo-blood group ABO system transferase isoform X9, whose translation MVYPQPKVLTPCRKDVLVVTPWLAPIVWEGTFNIDILNEQFRLQNTTIGLTVFAIKKYVAFLKLFLETAEKHFMVGHRVHYYVFTDQPAAVPRVTLGTGRQLSVLEVRAYKRWQDVSMRRMEMISDFCQRRFLSEVDYLVCVDVDMEFRDHVGVEILTPLFGTLHPGFYGSSREAFTYERRPQSQAYIPKDEGDFYYLGGFFGGSVQEVQRLTRACHQAMMVDQANGIEAVWHDESHLNKYLLRHKPTKVLSPEYLWDQQLLGWPSVLRKLRFTAVPKNHQAVRNP comes from the exons TAGGAAGGATGTCCTCGTGGTGACCCCTTGGCTGGCTCCCATTGTCTGGGAGGGCACGTTCAACATCGACATCCTCAACGAGCAGTTCAGGCTCCAGAACACCACCATTGGGTTAACTGTGTTTGCCATCAAAAA ATACGTGGCTTTCCTGAAGCTGTTCCTGGAGACGGCGGAGAAGCACTTCATGGTGGGCCACCGTGTCCACTACTATGTCTTCACCGACCAGCCAGCCGCAGTGCCCCGCGTGACGCTGGGGACCGGTCGGCAGCTGTCGGTGCTGGAGGTGCGCGCCTACAAGCGCTGGCAGGACGTGTCCATGCGCCGCATGGAGATGATCAGTGACTTCTGCCAGCGGCGCTTCCTCAGCGAGGTGGATTACCTGGTGTGTGTGGACGTGGACATGGAGTTCCGCGACCACGTGGGCGTGGAGATCCTGACTCCGCTGTTCGGCACCCTGCACCCTGGCTTCTACGGAAGCAGCCGGGAGGCCTTCACCTACGAGCGCCGGCCCCAGTCCCAGGCCTACATCCCCAAGGACGAGGGCGATTTCTACTACCTGGGGGGGTTCTTCGGAGGGTCGGTGCAAGAGGTGCAGCGGCTCACCAGGGCCTGCCACCAGGCCATGATGGTCGACCAGGCCAACGGCATCGAGGCCGTGTGGCACGACGAGAGCCACCTGAACAAGTACCTGCTGCGCCACAAACCCACCAAGGTGCTCTCCCCCGAGTACTTGTGGGACCAGCAGCTGCTGGGCTGGCCCTCCGtcctgaggaagctgaggttcacTGCGGTGCCCAAGAACCACCAGGCGGTCCGGAACCCGTGA